The genomic DNA ATTATAAACACCAATATCAAAGCGTTAAACGCCCAAGTTAACGCGGACAGCGTTCAAAGAGCGTTAAGCTCTTCGTTAGAAAAGCTCTCAAGCGGTCTAAGAATCAACAAATC from Helicobacteraceae bacterium includes the following:
- a CDS encoding flagellin; protein product: MPGFIINTNIKALNAQVNADSVQRALSSSLEKLSSGLRINKS